The candidate division WOR-3 bacterium genome segment TCCTCTGCCCTCTCCTTTTCCTTGCGCTCGACCCGGCGGTCAACGACCGACCGCACCGCCGCGGGCAAACGCACGAAGTGCTTGGGCGATTTGATAACGTAGTCGTCGAGCCCGGCCTTCATCGCATCGACCGCTATCTCCTCATTGCCGGTGCCGGTGAACATGATCACCGGGCAGTCGGGCCTGATCTCTTTCACCTTATGCAGAACTTCCAAACCGTCGATCCAATGCACCTTGTAGTCGGTTATCACCAGATCGAACCTGCCCTCTGCCAGGGCTACGTCGAATTCCTCGAAGCTCCTTATCTGCTTCAGGTTGAGGAACGGAAACTCAAGGGACAGCGCGCGTACGGTAAGTGCCCGGTCATCAGGATTATCATCGATAACGAGTATCGTTCTCAGATTATTCTTAATGCTGTCTTTTGGCTGTTCGTCCTTAGTCATTGCCTACTTCCGCCCTTTTGTTAAATATCATCCAATAGTTATTCAACGTCTTCACCATCTCGACCAGCGCGTCGAACGTCACCGGTTTGACAAGATATGAATTCGCGCCAAGGTCGTAAGCGCGGTTAATATCAGAAGACTCGCTGGAAGCAGTGAGCACGACGACCGGCAATCTCTTGAGCGTCTGCTGCTGGCGCAGCCACTCGAGCACCTCATGACCTGATTTGCGCGGCAGTTTAAGATCGAGAAGTATGAGCACGGGCAAAGGACGCTCGATATATGGTTCGCGACCTGCCAGATATGATATGGCTTGCTCGCCGTCGTTCAATACTATGATCGGATTCGCGATCTTCACCTTCTGGAACGCACGCTTGATTAGGAGCACATCGTTGTGGTCGTCTTCGACCAGAAGGATCGTGTGGTTGTTCGCGGTCATCAGAATCCTTTCGCGCGCAGTTCGACCCAGAATTTGCTGCCCCTGCCCGGAGCCGAGTCGACGCCCGCCTTGCCGCCCATGCGTTCCAAACCTTTTTTCACGATCGCGAGACCCACGCCAGTGCCGGGATACGCATCCATGCCCTGAAGGCGTTCGAAGATACGGAAGATACGGTCGTGGTATTCCGGAGCAATCCCAATACCGGCATCCTCAACCCATAACCTGACCCTGCTGCTTAATGTCTCGGCCCAGATGTTTACTTTCGGTTTCACATCGGGTTCGACGAATTTTATCGCGTTGGACAACAGATTCGATAATACCTGGACGAGTGTAGCATGATCGCCCATGACCTCAGGCAAGGGACGCTCCACCCTGATCTGAGCATCCATCTTCTGTATGTCTGAACTTAATTGGTGCATCACCTCACCAAGCACGCCATCCAGGCTGACCGCGTTCGGTTTCAATGCCGAGCGGCTGAGCCGGCTGTATGCAAGCAGGTCCTGGATCAATATATCCATGTGCTGGGCCGCGGAAACGACCCTGTGTGCGTAATCCCTGCCTGTCTCGTCCAGCTTCTCGGCATAATCCTCAAGCAGAGCGCTGGCAAAACCTTCCATCGCCCTGAGCGGCGCGCGCAGGTCATGCGAAACCGAGTATGCGAAAGATTCGAGTTCCTTGTTCGCGGCTTCGAGCTGGTCGGTCCGCTGCGCGACAAATGCCTCAAGATGCTTGCGGTATTTCCTGAATTCTTCTTCGGCGCGCTTGCGCTCGCTGATGTTCCGCACAATTCCCTGCACAACCTTCTCGCCGTTGACGGCGAAAGTGCTTGCCGATACCTCAGCCGGGAAGGGCTCGCCGTTCTTTCTCTTTAAATCTATTTCGAAGACCGTCGCGCCGTCGCTAACGAGCGATTCGAGGGCGCTGCGATACTTGCTCTCTTCCGTAGCATTGACGAGGTCTGCCATGCTGATCGACATGATCTCGGACTGGTCATAACCAAAGAGTAACAGGAGTTTCTTGTTCACATCGATTATCCTGCCGTTCAGATCCTGAATGAAAATTGCATCGTTCGAATTCTGAAAGAGATTGTAGTACTTCTGCTCATTCTCTTTTGTTTTGTTGTATTCTTCCTTCAAATGGCTGCCGTTGTTACTGGCGACCACGGTCCGGCGTAGGTCTAATAATTCTTTCAGGAGTTGTTCTTTTGATTTTTCTTCGTCTTTCATATTTTCATATTGAAACAGGACGAAAAATTTTTCCCACTCTTGTGCGCGACAGGAAGCTGCGGTTTCACATACGTTCCGATAGATTTCGACAGATGCGAAATTATCGCAATTCTCATTCTTTTCTTAAATATACATACCAACGTGTAAATGTCAATAGCTCAGTTCACGCATTACTTTAACTATACCGGTTTCCTTCAACGGGGACACAAAAATGACATGCGGGGAATCGCGCCTTTACTTACCCAATAGGAGAAAACCACCTTAAAATCCGGCGTA includes the following:
- a CDS encoding response regulator → MTANNHTILLVEDDHNDVLLIKRAFQKVKIANPIIVLNDGEQAISYLAGREPYIERPLPVLILLDLKLPRKSGHEVLEWLRQQQTLKRLPVVVLTASSESSDINRAYDLGANSYLVKPVTFDALVEMVKTLNNYWMIFNKRAEVGND
- a CDS encoding PAS domain S-box protein; translation: MKDEEKSKEQLLKELLDLRRTVVASNNGSHLKEEYNKTKENEQKYYNLFQNSNDAIFIQDLNGRIIDVNKKLLLLFGYDQSEIMSISMADLVNATEESKYRSALESLVSDGATVFEIDLKRKNGEPFPAEVSASTFAVNGEKVVQGIVRNISERKRAEEEFRKYRKHLEAFVAQRTDQLEAANKELESFAYSVSHDLRAPLRAMEGFASALLEDYAEKLDETGRDYAHRVVSAAQHMDILIQDLLAYSRLSRSALKPNAVSLDGVLGEVMHQLSSDIQKMDAQIRVERPLPEVMGDHATLVQVLSNLLSNAIKFVEPDVKPKVNIWAETLSSRVRLWVEDAGIGIAPEYHDRIFRIFERLQGMDAYPGTGVGLAIVKKGLERMGGKAGVDSAPGRGSKFWVELRAKGF